The genomic stretch AATTGGCCTGGGCATTTTAGTTCTAGAGAAGGGTcctgttaatgctacagcatataaaaacattttgcacatACACTTCCAAACTTATGGCAACAGTTTAGGGAAGACTAGCCCAGGCCGTCTCATCAAACATTAGAGCCTGACCTCATAAATTCTCTTTTGCCTGAATGGGGACCAGAGACAAACTTCACAatgttgtggaaagccttcacagCAATGGAGTGGAGTACAGTtgaggctgttatagccacaaaaAGAGTAGCTACTCCACACTAACGCCCATGGTTGtgaaatgggatgtccaacaaactcatataggtgtgatggtcaggtgtccccATACTTTAGGCCATAAAGTGTAGACTGAAATTGAGCTGGAATTCAGTTTCCATTCGCAGATGTGCCACATGCATCCTATGGCCAGAGATTCATTTTTATCCAACCTTGTTACAtgaattatttgttattattctaaaatattctttatttcaCAATTTCTCCTGATAAttaaaaatggggaaaaaaacagttgtTATTTGTAACTGctgttgaaatgaaaatgatcGAGGGGCTTTGGGCATGACTACATAATACGCTATAGCGAATATTAGAtctgtcaaaaaaaaatctgctccCTAAGCCCTACCTAGATTATTTCTCTTGTCATGGATGTTTTATCTTCACATTTTCTCCTCCCTTTTCCTCTTGCCTAGATCTACAGATTAACCCTAATGCCAGAAAGGACTTCAGTatactctgttctgttcttcgGACTGTGAGTGTCACAAGCCAAACATTCTCCTTGACATATTCCTTTGACAGCGTGAAAAGACACGCAAGCATGCAAAGGAACTAGATGTGCTTagtgaaacaaagaaaatacagGCAAAAAATGACCCAGACAGACTTCCAACTAACTTTCTGCACAGTCTGAATGTGGAACAGACGATGTGGAAACTGACAGTATCCTTCTGTAGCAAAAGTAAGCAGTGTCTTACTGCGGTCATGTTGAGTGCGTTGAAAGCCCAGCTGAGAGTCCTTGTTAAGGCCCATGCCCCATACTTTGGTGAGATCTTTAGTATTAGACGCCAATAATGTGAAGCCATAACCACAGGCTGCTGAAGAGatctacagagaaaaaacacataaaatatcaaaattgCAGCTTCAAATACAAACACAGGGCATGTTGAGAGAGAACACCACTAATTATATTTAAGttttactgtagagaaactttgcCACAAACTCAGACATCTGGTGATAACAACCATTTTATCTACTACCCAAATGACcactgaacctacacgtctCCTTTTTACAGTATATGTTGATTATGCCAATGTAATAATGATGTGGTTTATTTGTGTACAATATTTCCTATGAACACCTTATTAATGTACCTCTGCACAATGAATGTATTGAAAATATGTTTAAGACGCCCATATCCtacatgtttcttttattttatccacttattacatttgtgttcattttttacataatctctctgtgtctcaaaGAATTcctcaggctgtttttgttgctgtgcctttaagctctagtctgattggctgtcctgtactgTGCCTGATTCAagaagcagtctgggctgaaaccttccatataacttcagcatgagtgggcAGGGACAAAATGCTGTAGTCTCAATAGGTGGATGTGTGTAAATCATCACAAATACAGTGAAATCAAAACAGGCCGTTTCTGCAACTTTGATTACATGTATGGACCATATGAACTGTGGTGTGAACAATAAATTTAGAAACTTTAACAGGTGaggaaaattctgttttccatgatatCGGCCCTTTAAGCACGAAGCACTGACATAAAACAACATCTTGGGCACCAGACAACAAATTTATAACCGTTTCATTTGATAGCTTCCTGTGagccactactgtgaacaactctgactcagcATGTTTCTCAAGaagagagcatttcacacctTAATGCTCTGAAGAGGATATccacatcttaaccattaaagTCCCCaaactgtgaaaaatgaattttccacactttttaaaaaataaagcagtttCACCTACTATATTCACTGCAACCTTCAAAACATGCATTTCACTTGACAGTTAATATATGAAATTTTGCAGTGAAAACAGCCCGTTTTTAAGACGTGGGCcctttaaattttttaaaatacacagaaatcACCTTGAATTTCTAAAAGGCTCTCTTCAACAAGAAACACACCTCTTTTACTGTGATAAGTGATGTGACAACGCAGCATCACAGACAATATCAGTTTCACATCCCTTAGCATCCTACAGTTTAGGACCAAAATACTACCTTCTGTTCTGTCTCCAGGCGGTAAGGAGTGAGCTGATATCTTCTGGGCTTTTTCCTGCCACTGTCCGGAACCACAAAGCTGGGGATTCCTAATGCTCCTGTGCAGCTGAAGCCCCACACGAATACCTTTTCCCTGGGCTTTCTGTGTTCACCTACATACTGGAAGACTGGCCTGTCGTCTGTCGGCTCTCTCCTCTTTGGAGCCGCACTGCCAGCCGTGGCAAATCCACGGCATCCCGGGAGAAATCCATATCGACCACAGACCCGAAAGCAGCTTAATGCCATCGCGTGAAACAGCTGCAAAATAGTGTGTGAAggcatgaaatgaaaaatggctCTCTACACATTTCACAAGCTGAAATATGTAACAGCATGGCTCCTAGTACAGACACTCATTTGAAATCTACAGTCAAAGTAAAAGAATCATCTACCCATGATCTTAAATGTGATGTATTGATATTTCTACTTTACAGCTTAAAGGGCTCACATCAAAAGTAATTGCCTTCAATTTGTGTGGAAAATGTGGAAACTAGGCTGCAAAAATGGGCCATTCTGAATTGATTGTTTTTATGATTTCGCAGATCTGCATATTCAGCCTGCTGCCCCGCCCACAACCCACTGAAGCAATAAGAGGAGTTTCAGCCCTGactgtttttgaatgaggcacaatggagcagccaatcagatcacgTCTCGTATCATAtagtcagtcttaaaggcacagcaacacaACAGAGGCATAAAAAGAGGTTGGAGACGTAAAAATGAACCGTGAATGTTTCTGTTACGCAAAAGGATGGTGTCTCTCTGCTTCTCAGGGGTtctttcatgcttaaatggttcttcagattgacagagaatgtgttccTTAAGGTTCTCTATacagcctttttgaaaatggtagCTAGCTTAGCTCGCAGCACCAAAAGGGCTCTGCTACTGTTGGGATGAACGACTGTAAcgatcaatctgaagaagcatgTGAGCACGAagcggttctatacagaactcgggtctctaaacagaaccattccctttactcaACAACCCTGAATAACCTTTTTAAAGCGCGGAAATGTACCAGGTTTTAACTCCTAGTTTACAGGGTGAAATGTGCGGCTTGTTTTGAACTCTCAACTGTTCTACCGATTCTTGTACGAACAGCTGAGTAAAGTTAAACCGCTAAAACAGATTTATTCGTTCATTTCACCGCATCCCTCCGCTCTTTCTGGCGTTTTTACCAGCTCACTATCCTCGCTAAACAACGCGAAGCCTAAATGAATCTGCCCGCTGACGTTAACCGTTCACGTTACCTCGCTGAATCCACGGCGCAGACGGTTTTCCAGCAACAGAAGCGAAACGGTGCTTATATTTTCCCGCCCATCTTgagcaaaacacaaaatacagaaagTTTGTGATCACTACTGTGCTCTACATGCTCTCTGACAGGAGGCAGCCATCACAGTCCACCCTCTGACCTCCACCACACCAGCAGCCTGTAACCGCCGGAGGGCGCAAGAGTTCCGTTCATTTCAGAGACGCGCTCTTAGTCTCACTGAGCATGCGCACAGCATTACTACAGCGTACTAATGGTTTAGACGTTTTATTGTGTTCTTAGTGGTCATTGAGTACAGATTCAGCTTGAATGCATTACTTGTTAACTATAAACCCtagttattattttaatgctggtaacgtCTTCTGATAAGGAGATTTAAGCTATCAAAATGATCCTGCCAATAGATTTCACTGCTGGTGGCGTTTTCTAAATGGCTAATTTAGGGCATCAAAATATCCGACCTACAGTTTCATACAGAGCGCTACCTAAAATATGCGGTACGGAGCCGGGCCATCTCTTATTCCTCCCGGGAAATAAAGCACGACAGTTAAacgccagagggcgcccgcgagtgagtccCCAGTGAATGGGGTGAATGGTGCTGAACGACTACAGACAAAAAAGGTTTTAACCGCTTGTCTGGGACCTTGTGTTAATTTCAGAAAGTAGAATAATATTTCACTAAAAGATCAAAGAAAACCTATctgtatatttccttttttaaaggaacaaatgggttttgggcagtaAAAcatagtattactgctactgtgtgccgattggttagcattactgctactaaatgctgattggttggcattactgctgctgaatgctgattggttggcattactgctgctaaatgctgattggttggcattactgctactgcgtgccgattggtcagcattaccaAGCGGTAACCACTGCTGTAATAGAAACGTCTACTGTTTTTACGTTGTACGTTGTTTAGCTCTGTTTACCCTTCAATACCATGGATAGGAAGCAGCCAGGCTCCCTGTAAACCGGCTCTAATTGTTAGTAGACTCCTTCTGCTGTCCTGCAGAATCGAAACTCGCCAGCTTTACCCTCCAAGTTCAGGAATAAAACGAGGAGCCAAGACACGTCcctactctcactgtccacttcaggCATCTGTTGTCCAGTCGTCAGTACTTTTTGTCAtcattaaagggcctgtatcagggaaaactgaattttcctcacttccTTGAAATAAGAGATTGACgtagtatgtaaacatcatTGAAGGTTCAAAGACACCATCCTCTCCACACTCCATATCTgggaaaactaagctgcaaaataaCCCGTTTTGaatagtttttgtgatgtcacaaaaaaaacaacaacacatttaGATCCGCCCATTGATTCTGAACTTATCAGGAGCGTTTTAGCACAGACTGCTTAGAATGAGGAGTAATACAAAGCAGCCAGAACAGGGCTCAGACATAtgagtcttaaaggtacagtatataaaacaacacaaatgttaatAGTTTAACCTTATTGTATATAAGAAAAATGgaggatatgagccctttaacctAGTTAAGTTTGCTCATTGAGTAAATCACAACATACAAAAAATATGCTGAAAAGTGAAATAAGGAGACATTTTCAAAACCATTTTATAGccatgaacattttatttgtgaAGCAAGCGTTCTGTGCAACAGAGTACTTTTTCCTTCATGTAGATGAAAGCTAACTTCAGTAAGCTTTTTAAGATTAAGGCAGATAGTGTATTAGTGCATTTTCTCAACTTCAAATTTCTTCTGAGCATGTTGCTGTGGAAGCAAAAATGAGAAACTCAGAAGAACAGGGAAATAATTATGGGAGATTCAGAATTATAAAGGAACAAAGTGCATAACATCAGAATTTAACAGAAAGGGTTTCATACTTGAAAACAGAGCTGATCAGAGGAGGATATTGTTACAGCAACAACCCGATGGCTGTGCCGATAGCAGTTCCTGCAGATGCCACGGCTGCTGTCCCAGTGGTAGACAACCCGGCTGCCCCTAAACAATAGGAAAAGTGTCCTTGCAGATCATCAACTGCATTTCAAAACCTGTTCCACATTCAGACAGCTCTGCAGTCTGAAACATCTGTTGACAAGGCTGAACTTCCTATATATACTGGGCCTTTGAACTTGCACCCCAGCTTTGAACCCCATTTTGTCAAAACCTCTACAGAATTAAATCAGTAAGTCATTCAGCTGTTAAATGTGACATTCCAGAGGAATGTACCTAgtgagaactgttcacagtggtggtagtagGAGCCAGACATGTACAGCATTTACTGCCTATAAAACCTCCCTCACGAAAAGctataatacaaaataattaaaGATATGTTGCCTGATTCTTGTTTTGTACAATAGCTTTGAGATTTGTTTTGAGGCTTAATCTAAAATGTGTTATGAAACTGACCTGGTGgcggcatgttagtgtgtgttgtgctggtacaagtggatcagacactgcagtgctgctggagtttttaaacacctcagtgtcactgctggactgagaatagtccaccaaccaaaaatatccagctaacagtgtcctgtgggcagcgtcctgtgactaaaggatgaccaacacaaactgtgcagcagcagatgagctgtcgtctctgactttacatctacaaggtagaccaacaaggcaggagtgtctaatagagtggacagtgagtggacactaaaaactccagcagcactgctgtgtctgatccatttcATACCAGCGCAACTCACACTAGTGCCACTGCAGTCCTGATCccccactcaaataatacctgctctgtggtggtcccatgggggtcttgaccgtcgaagaacagggtaaaagggggctaacaaagtatgcaaagaaacagatggactacagtggggggggggggggggggggggggggggggggggtgctggagcctatcccagcagtcttcgggcagaaggcaagatacaccctggacaggtcgccagtccatcaaagggcagacagacagacacagacacactcacacctaggggcaatttagcatgtccaattggcctgactgcatgtctttggactgtgggaggaaacccatgcagacacggggagaacatgcaaactccacacagagaggacccggtcacccggccggggaatcgaacccaggccctccttgctgtgaggcgacagcgctacccaccacgccaccatgccgcccctaGTTCATTTTAATAACTTAAAACAAAAGTGATGACTGTCCAATAAGAGACTAGATGATTTGCATTTGGCTTAAGATATCTAGAAAGGTGAGAAAACTACATTGTAGAAAAAACACATCGACATCTTACCAATAGACTGCAGGATGGCAACAATACTGCCAGCTGCCACCCCTCCACCATTAGCCACAGCCGCGGAGGACATCATTGAGGCGGCCACGGACCCTGCTGCTATTCCACCCGCAGTGAATCCCATTGCGGCTATCACAGCTGGAGTTACTGCAATGGCTCCAGCTTGAAAACAGCACAGGCAAACAAACAAGAATGCAGTTTAGCTCAATTACTCTCAGTTAGCCATCAAGAAAGCGCACCTCAGCCTAAAACTAGCACGTAATTTGTTGACTTCCTGTTGTGCCaatgggaaaaaattaaataaaacatttcacatagTCTGCCCTCGTGTATGTAAgcttgtatttttttcagaagTTAAGATGAATCATCAGAAGCGGATTTTCCTAGCCTTTAAGCTGTAACCCCACTCTGGGTACTCTGATGGCACCCCTTTAGGAGAAGAGCAAGGATATGTTGCAATGGTTATGTTTTCCAGTGTGGCCAGTGTCCTTTGAAAGTAATAGTTTGTATCAAAAGTTCAAATATATACTCTTACCAAAGATTTTGctgattagccaagacatgtttattgGTTTTGCCATCTAATGTGAATTGGCTTAATGATTTCCGACACAGATCACAGGATTCACCAGGAATCTACAATTATTTTGAGATTATGACTCAGCACAGTTTGAGGTATGTGataaaaagtattcactcctttgaagttttcatgttttattatcaTAGAATATCACTGAATCACAgtgtatttcatttgtttactttGACCGACATCTTAATGTCTTGTAGCTGCAGCGTAAAAccaaaaagcaaacttcagacgacAAACGTGCCTTGGCTGATCAAATACATTTGGTGTACTCCATATTTTAgaataattgttttttattactttatgtAATGTATGTTTCCAAAGCCATATCAGTTTATGAAAATCAGTTTAAGCACAAAAACCAGGACAACCGTGTCCTGGATTAGGAAATGTTGCTGGTTTGGAAAATCTTCTGTACAAAACACatagttttaaagattgaaaCAAAGGCAAATCAGCACATGTATAGCCCAcctgctcctgctgctgctgctgcaaatGTTACtgttcaaaagaaaaaacacaagaaatgtTAATTCACTCAATATTAAATTTTCAGTGTAAAGAAAGGAGCAAAGTTCTTTACTTACATAAGCCCATAGTGTGCACTGATGCCAAAACCTGCCTTTACGCCTACGTCAGTGAAGCAACTAATGGAGGTACTCTTCCACAGAAATGAAACTCAACGTCTGAGCAGGAGGAGCAAGTGTGATCCTTCTAAGAGGAGTTTGTTGTGctgttggggtggggggtggagcTGGACCTGATGTCGTGTTTGGTCTGAAGTCAAGCGGTCAGTTATCTACTTCATTTCTCCAGTGTTAAAGAACTGATAGTTGTTTTTCTAAGCAGTTTctttaacatttcatttgaccCTTTTTTCATAGGGCCCACACAGTTGTTTTCCTTTACcttatttagatatttttattagtataaaatgaaaaaagagagcTGACTGAAAAATGTCACTGAATGAACACTacaattcaaaagtttggaatcaccttTAATGTTTGATCTTCTATCATATAAAGACAGACACATGTATATAATGATTCTACTCTGATGCAGATTCCATAATAATTGAGAAAGCTATAGAGCCTAAAGCTCGAACTTATATAACagaattaatatctagaatgtaTCTTATTTGAAAATTGGTCACCACGATCAAATACTTATTGATAGCCATTTTAAGACATGAAATTACTTTGAACAGATATGgttttacagtttatatttagtaacattttccatttttactgTGGTATCTCTTCCTGCtgttcccaaacacatttaaagagTGAATAAATCATTGctttgtttttgacatgttttggaCAGTCTACACTGTAAAAGCCATTATTTAATCACAGGTATTAATATCAGAAGTGATTCCACATTTTTGAACCGTGGTCAGCAGTGTTTGGAACAGTGGGGACATGAAGAGATCTCATGAAGAACCTCAATGAAGAAGCCcagaagatttttatttttttaggaaGACGTATTTTATTAGAACAAATgcacaattttatatataaagatatatacaaaaaaacattaatgtagCTTATCTAAAGTATGCTATTCTATACAGCCAAGTTAGCTTTGACAGCCCTTAACACTGCTATGCACCTTTTCTGTTAGCCTGAACAGCTAAAAGACAACATTACAGCACAGAAATGAGAATTTTCACAAGGATTTTACTAGGACTAGATTTCAGTGTCAGACCTGCACTACCCTGACCACACCACTAGGGTtagcacaccacaccacaccacacttCACATTCTCAAGCCACCAATGTTTGATAAATTAAGATGGAATGAAATAGATGCATGGAAAACATTTAACTGTGCGGTGTATGAGCACTCCAGTAAGAGTCAAGATCGAGAGCTTTTGTCTTAAGCCATACAACCTATAATGAAGCCATATAACAGCCATGGATGTGAGAATTATGTCAAATCCCCCCTCAGTTAGCATGGATGCTAATCCTCTTGCGGGTGTTCTCTGTGCAGCGCTCCATGATTAGCTCTTGGCTGGGCCGAGGAGGGATAACCGGAGTTTTCTTTCCTTCATCCTTAGAGGGAGCTGCttcaacacacaaacaaatatagTTCAGTACGTCTGTGCCTTAACAAAGTGAAGCACTGGCCAAAATATCAAATTTCTCCCTTACCTTAAATGTATTGGCCAagaaatgtttggtgtctgaatgtGCAAAGATTTTTACTAGAGCTCtgaagctaatgttgctaacaagtaatgggaaCCTACAGTAGCAAACTGCCTGAAACTGTATCGGATTGTTAAAGTGATCTCAACTATACACTCATGCTTTTTTGCACTGTGTGAcatacaaatattaaaaatggcCAATGACACTGCTAACACTGTAGCAGCCAGCTAATTTCTGGTAAGGAGAAGTGCTTTCGTCACTCCTGAGAGTCCCAGATGATTTAGAAATGGTTTATCTTTTTGTACATGTTTGAATATTTTTCAACTCAATGTGAATACAAACTGCTTTTCAGCTCACTAACTAGTCAGAATCAAGTAGTTTGGctgtaaaaaaactgaaagactCAACGTTACTATTTGTTTCACTTTTAAAGGCAATACATCCTTCTGTGTTACCGGATTAAAGGATGTTCCTGCAcaaatttctcatttttcatatttagctGTTTAGGTCCTTTCACCTCCATTCCTTAGGGACTTACTTGTGGGCCCTTTAGCATTTAGCAGTCATGTTTTGAGTATGGGAAGAAAGAGAAGTGGCCAGGCTTCCCATAAACTGATTCTGGTAGTAGCTATCTTGAAGCTTCTGTACTTTTGCAACTGTTTATAGATAACATCAtgtcatacagtatcagaaactaCAAAAGCAGGTTTATTTGAGATTAGATAAAAGAGTTTgagatgagtgagtgatgattTATACATGCTGTTTGTACAAAGCTAATCTCTGGCTACAAGATTCAATTACTTGTTATTTACATTGGCCTCATAGCTTCtgtgcaaaactacagaagcaaatttcagacaccaagcatgtccTGGTTGATCAGCTTTACCTAGGTTAAGTGGTAAATTGTCAATTAGATTTCTGGCTGAACCATCAAACCAATGTGATGACATTATAAGAGTTTACTGTGAGCCAACTTGAACTGTAAAGT from Pygocentrus nattereri isolate fPygNat1 chromosome 23, fPygNat1.pri, whole genome shotgun sequence encodes the following:
- the LOC108427290 gene encoding interferon alpha-inducible protein 27-like protein 2; its protein translation is MGLLTFAAAAAGAAGAIAVTPAVIAAMGFTAGGIAAGSVAASMMSSAAVANGGGVAAGSIVAILQSIGAAGLSTTGTAAVASAGTAIGTAIGLLL